In the Posidoniimonas polymericola genome, one interval contains:
- a CDS encoding WapI family immunity protein: MELRSKSGNLFTLTVERYEFPDEELGPTDDNPADEDFDTGRFLVVSHRFGNADGHWRGEFTTMDTNELSRFIDWLASVQSNEIKTHGAYFTERCLEFTLDESFTSLLVHLSSELLPPWGSDGDTIVLNFPMAGIDLDATVASLRRQAARFPGRPPLSNAG; this comes from the coding sequence ATGGAACTTCGATCCAAAAGCGGCAACTTGTTTACGCTGACGGTGGAACGTTACGAATTTCCAGACGAAGAACTTGGGCCGACAGACGACAACCCCGCTGACGAAGATTTCGACACGGGCCGTTTTTTGGTTGTTTCACATCGGTTCGGCAATGCTGACGGTCACTGGCGCGGTGAATTTACAACGATGGACACAAATGAATTGTCGCGTTTCATTGACTGGCTGGCCTCGGTGCAAAGCAACGAAATCAAAACTCACGGAGCCTATTTTACGGAACGATGTCTTGAATTCACGCTTGACGAATCCTTTACGTCGCTACTTGTACATCTATCATCGGAATTGCTGCCGCCGTGGGGCAGCGATGGTGACACAATCGTTCTTAATTTCCCAATGGCCGGTATTGACCTTGATGCAACAGTCGCGTCACTGCGGCGGCAGGCGGCGAGATTTCCAGGTAGACCACCACTGTCAAACGCGGGATAA